From the genome of Flavobacterium luteolum, one region includes:
- a CDS encoding Lrp/AsnC family transcriptional regulator: MENLDKTDLLILKYLQEDCNINTKDLASKLFLTVTPVYERIKRLERDGYITKYVALLDKQKMNRGMTVFCNVRLKEHAKNVGSNFVKDIVALPEIIECYNIAGDYDFMLKILVQDMASYQDFVMNKLSTIENIGNTNSIFVMGEIKHSTALEF; the protein is encoded by the coding sequence ATGGAAAATCTAGACAAAACCGATTTGCTGATCTTGAAATACCTTCAAGAAGACTGCAATATCAATACAAAAGACCTTGCGAGTAAATTATTTCTAACCGTTACGCCCGTTTATGAGAGAATTAAAAGATTAGAAAGAGACGGTTATATTACTAAATATGTTGCTCTTTTGGACAAGCAGAAAATGAACCGAGGTATGACGGTTTTCTGTAATGTGAGATTAAAAGAACACGCCAAAAATGTTGGAAGCAATTTTGTGAAAGATATTGTGGCACTTCCAGAAATTATAGAATGTTATAACATAGCTGGAGATTACGATTTTATGCTCAAGATTTTGGTGCAAGATATGGCTAGTTATCAGGATTTTGTAATGAATAAATTGTCAACGATTGAGAATATCGGGAATACAAACAGTATTTTTGTGATGGGAGAAATCAAGCACAGTACTGCTTTAGAATTTTAA